The Rhinoraja longicauda isolate Sanriku21f chromosome 17, sRhiLon1.1, whole genome shotgun sequence genome includes a region encoding these proteins:
- the LOC144601993 gene encoding putative G-protein coupled receptor 139, with product MARTTVTDLALATSIDIEVMETAKIISHWLEVLRIKKAFRAIQSVYYPLLAAVSVPVNVMTIAILSRGRCGLSTCVTRYLVAMAAADLLIAILDLILRHIPILYWKEFRFVQLIPVCNIHAALLFAATDCSVWFTVAFTFDRFIAICCRKFKSKYCTERTAVVVLGTVTLLSCVKNIFWYFMLTGRYLLMTHPWFCAVEQKVYSSEVWAAIEFLHYIITPGVPFVIILLLNCLTVQHIVAVSRARKRLRDQNKRDCGQSPRDPEMESRRKSIILLLVISGNFIALWSLYVVYVICKRVVLLGYKSADVNIFVEQIGFMLQLLSCCTNTGIYAVTQSKFREEVKKAVTRPFTVLGQCVK from the exons ATGGCGCGAACG ACGGTCACAGATTTAGCTTTAGCAACCTCTATAGACATTGAAGTCATGGAAACAGCCAAAATCATTTCACACTGGCTGGAAGTGCTGAGGATCAAAAAAGCTTTTCGGGCGATTCAAAGTGTTTACTATCCGTTGCTCGCAGCGGTTAGCGTTCCTG TGAACGTCATGACGATTGCCATCCTGTCCCGAGGAAGGTGTGGGCTGTCAACGTGCGTAACCCGCTACCTGGTGGCTATGGCGGCGGCCGATCTGCTGATTGCCATTCTGGACCTGATATTGAGGCATATTCCCATTCTCTATTGGAAGGAGTTCCGCTTTGTGCAGTTAATCCCCGTGTGCAATATCCACGCCGCCCTGCTCTTCGCCGCCACagattgttctgtctggttcactgttgctttcacctttgatcgtttCATCGCCATTTGTTGCCGGAAGTTCAAAAGTAAATATTGCACCGAGAGAACAGCGGTGGTTGTTCTAGGGACAGTTACTCTGCTGAGTTGTGTAAAGAATATATTCTGGTACTTTATGTTGACAGGTAGATACTTGCTGATGACCCATCCCTGGTTTTGTGCAGTAGAGCAAAAGGTTTATTCTTCAGAGGTCTGGGCAGCAATAGAGTTTCTTCATTATATAATCACCCCGGGAGTCCCGTTTGTTATTATCCTGTTGCTCAACTGTTTAACCGTTCAGCACATTGTAGCTGTGAGCAGAGCGCGGAAGAGACTCCGAGATCAGAACAAGAGGGACTGTGGTCAGAGTCCCAGAGACCCAGAGATGGAGAGCCGAAGAAAATCCATCATTTTGCTGTTAGTTATTTCCGGTAATTTCATAGCCCTGTGGTCATTGTATGtcgtttatgtcatctgcaaacgagtGGTGTTGCTGGGTTACAAGTCTGCAGACGTCAATATTTTTGTGGAGCAAATTGGATTCATGCTGCAGCTACTCAGCTGCTGCACAAACACCGGCATTTATGCCGTGACTCAAAGTAAGTTCAgagaggaagtgaagaaagcggtGACACGTCCCTTCACTGTACTTGGGCAATGCGTTAAATAA